The Aerosakkonema funiforme FACHB-1375 genome contains a region encoding:
- a CDS encoding chemotaxis protein CheB — MATECSISPAFDIVALAASAGGLNALSCILSSLPADFPARIVVVQHMSGQHRSFLAEILNRCTPLRVKQAEEGEQVIPGTVYVAAPDRHLLVNLDSTVSLTQTEKVHSVRPSAEILFKSVAEKYQKRALAVILTGANMDGSKGVEAIKKMGGKVIAQDESTSQVFGMPAAAIDTGCVDWILPLDKIADAIKNLVMGGQI; from the coding sequence ATGGCAACCGAATGCAGTATCAGTCCAGCTTTTGACATTGTAGCTCTGGCGGCTTCGGCTGGGGGACTGAACGCTTTGAGTTGCATTTTGTCCAGCCTACCGGCTGATTTTCCAGCGCGGATCGTAGTGGTGCAGCATATGTCTGGCCAGCATCGCAGTTTTTTAGCAGAAATCCTCAACCGTTGCACGCCCTTGCGAGTAAAGCAGGCTGAAGAAGGAGAACAAGTGATTCCAGGTACAGTTTACGTTGCCGCACCCGATCGCCACTTATTGGTTAACCTCGACAGTACTGTTTCTCTTACTCAAACTGAAAAAGTGCATTCTGTGCGTCCCTCTGCGGAGATATTGTTTAAATCGGTAGCAGAAAAATATCAGAAAAGAGCGCTCGCCGTAATCTTGACGGGAGCAAATATGGATGGCTCAAAAGGAGTAGAAGCAATTAAAAAAATGGGTGGGAAGGTAATTGCACAGGACGAAAGTACATCACAAGTTTTCGGTATGCCTGCTGCGGCGATCGATACTGGCTGCGTTGATTGGATTCTGCCACTGGACAAAATCGCAGATGCCATCAAAAATTTAGTAATGGGAGGGCAGATCTAA